Genomic DNA from Desulfurivibrio alkaliphilus AHT 2:
GTCATAGGCCTTGAAGGCCGAAACCGGCCAGGGGGGGGATTGATCAGCGGCCATACTTGTCCTCCAGGCGGACAATGTCATCTTCACCCAGGTAGCTGCCCGATTGCACCTCGATCAGCTCCAGGGTGATCTTGCCGGGATTCTCCAGGCGGTGTGAGGCCCCCAGCGGGATATAGGTGGACTGATTTTCGCTCAGCAGCATCACCTGGTCGTCACAGGTAATCCGCGCCGAGCCTTTAACCACGATCCAGTGCTCCGCTCGATGATAATGCTGTTGCAGCGAGAGGCTGGCGCCCGGCTTAACGGTGATCCTCTTGACCTGGAAACGCTCATCCTGGACCAGCCCTTCGTAAGTACCCCAGGGTCGGTGAACCACCCGATGCAGCCGGAGTTCCTCCCGGTTCTGCGCCCGCAATCGCTCCACCACCGCCTTAACCTCTTGGTCCCGGCCCCGGTGGGCCACCAGCACCGCGTCGGCGGTTTCCACCACCACCAGATCCTCGACCCCGACGGCGGCCAGTAAACGGCGATCGGCATGGAGGTAGCAGTTGCGACTGTCCATCACCAGCACATCACCCCGGCAGGCGTTGCCCTGCTGGTCATGATCCGCCACCGCCAGCAGGGAAGACCAGGAGCCGACATCGGACCAGCCGGCCTCGGGCAACGGTACCACCGCCGCAGCATCGGTTTTTTCCATCACCGCGTAATCGATGGAATCCGCCGGGCAAGCGGCAAATTCCGCTACCCCCAGGCGGATGAAATCGAGGTCCCGCGCCGCCTGTTCCCAGGCCCGGCGGCAGGCCTGCAGGATGTCGGGGGCCAACCGCTC
This window encodes:
- a CDS encoding mannose-1-phosphate guanylyltransferase/mannose-6-phosphate isomerase; translation: MIVPIILSGGSGTRLWPLSRELYPKQFLPLAGERTMLQETALRVADFAGAEAPLVVCNEAHRFLVAEQLRQVGVEPAAIMLEPCGRNTAPALAVAALQATAEGDDPLLLVLPADHLIGRPEVMAAALAVAAPMAEQGMLLTFGVLPTGPETGYGYIKAGEELAGGGEVSEVIPAVCRVERFIEKPDGPTAQQYLAAGGYFWNSGMFLLRASVWLAELERLAPDILQACRRAWEQAARDLDFIRLGVAEFAACPADSIDYAVMEKTDAAAVVPLPEAGWSDVGSWSSLLAVADHDQQGNACRGDVLVMDSRNCYLHADRRLLAAVGVEDLVVVETADAVLVAHRGRDQEVKAVVERLRAQNREELRLHRVVHRPWGTYEGLVQDERFQVKRITVKPGASLSLQQHYHRAEHWIVVKGSARITCDDQVMLLSENQSTYIPLGASHRLENPGKITLELIEVQSGSYLGEDDIVRLEDKYGR